One genomic segment of Erythrolamprus reginae isolate rEryReg1 chromosome 2, rEryReg1.hap1, whole genome shotgun sequence includes these proteins:
- the LPAR5 gene encoding lysophosphatidic acid receptor 5, producing the protein MSATNYTKCGNYSEIHQVQLIGYSLIFIAGLCLNVASLLIFLYYLKVKSVVTIYMCNLVISDLLFTISLPFRIYYYYMGKWPFGSFLCQVSGSLFQINMYGSCLFLMCINLDRYIAIVHPLRWRHLRRPKVARLVCCVVWVLILIGSVPVALIHKITPCIQQSETNSNLKENKTVCFENFSNHLWQGKIFGLVVLAEILGFLLPLTSVTVCSTRIFQILCQTRGARSLRQEKTIFMLVVNLVIFIICFVPYNIILAAYGMIKAGVIKADLTTRDSVRNALIITMLLTSMNCTLDPLIYYFNTEGFKNTLKRIKRGQAWDFEMGTLQTRAKKSGFYKAANVKEDSKQYPVQNSITPSENLPFASPKILLSSSIEDSEI; encoded by the coding sequence ATGTCAGCTACCAATTACACCAAATGCGGTAATTATAGTGAGATTCACCAAGTGCAGTTGATTGGATACAGCTTGATCTTCATAGCAGGCTTATGTCTCAACGTTGCGTCCCTCTTGATCTTCTTGTACTACCTGAAGGTCAAGTCAGTAGTGACCATCTACATGTGTAACTTGGTTATTAGTGATCTCCTTTTCACCATTTCTTTGCCCTTCCGTATATATTACTATTACATGGGAAAATGGCCCTTTGGAAGTTTCCTTTGTCAAGTCTCGGGTTCTCTCTTCCAAATAAATATGTACGGTAGTTGCCTTTTCCTGATGTGCATCAACTTGGACCGTTATATTGCTATTGTCCACCCACTACGCTGGCGCCACCTCCGGCGTCCCAAAGTGGCCAGGCTGGTCTGCTGTGTGGTTTGGGTACTAATCCTGATAGGCTCTGTTCCAGTTGCTCTAATACACAAGATAACTCCATGTATTCAGCAAAGTGAAACAAATTCTAAccttaaagaaaataaaactgtGTGCTTTGAAAACTTCAGTAATCACTTGTGGCAGGGAAAAATCTTCGGTCTAGTCGTTTTAGCAGAGATTCTTGGCTTTCTCCTCCCTCTGACGTCTGTGACAGTCTGCTCAACTCGAATTTTTCAGATACTATGCCAAACCCGTGGGGCGCGGAGCCTACGCCAAGAAAAGACCATTTTCATGCTTGTAGTCAATCTGGTCATCTTTATCATCTGCTTCGTACCCTACAACATCATCCTGGCAGCCTATGGGATGATAAAAGCCGGGGTGATTAAGGCTGATTTAACCACAAGGGATTCAGTACGCAACGCCCTTATCATCACTATGCTACTTACAAGTATGAACTGTACCCTGGACCCCTTGATCTATTATTTCAATACAGAAGGCTTCAAAAATACTTTGAAGAGAATAAAAAGAGGGCAAGCCTGGGATTTTGAGATGGGAACGCTTCAGACTCGAGCAAAAAAATCTGGTTTCTACAAGGCAGCAAATGTTAAGGAGGATAGTAAACAATATCCAGTTCAGAATTCAATTACTCCCAGTGAGAACTTGCCATTTGCTTCCCCTAAGATATTATTGAGTAGCTCCATTGAAGACTCTGAAATATAG